One window of the Granulicella arctica genome contains the following:
- a CDS encoding GlsB/YeaQ/YmgE family stress response membrane protein has protein sequence MFIIWWIVVGLIAGFLTGKLMKGSGFGAVGDIIVGIIGAVVGGFIMQHLGYAGSGGLIYTIFVAVIGAVLLTLLLRLVTGNRARNL, from the coding sequence ATGTTTATTATCTGGTGGATTGTCGTAGGTCTGATTGCAGGGTTTCTTACCGGCAAGCTTATGAAGGGTTCTGGTTTTGGCGCCGTTGGGGATATCATCGTCGGCATCATCGGGGCCGTGGTCGGCGGTTTTATCATGCAGCATCTGGGCTACGCAGGATCTGGTGGCTTGATCTATACCATCTTCGTTGCTGTCATCGGCGCTGTACTGCTTACGCTTCTCCTGCGGCTCGTTACCG